The following are from one region of the bacterium genome:
- a CDS encoding PAS domain S-box protein → MTKQKPTYQELEARLAQLEETMEALRRGEVDLVFGEKCPFIIRSLEVQEALEESEERFRSICAVVSDYLYSFKVKEDGSLEGEWVSDSFVRVFGFTLEEVDARGGWQSMVYPEDLPGMLQHARKVACGQVDVIETRFVARSGDIRWIRDHAIPVWDKNHERVVRIYGAAKDITQEKRYAERLERSLKQLEALLETAEVLIVMADPQGKIVLFNRACEELTGFKKQEVLGQDFLELLVPQEWHPTVKARFSNPHDPSLRLPHLNPWRTKEGLERMIEWRCSPLPSPEGEAPYILGTGMDITEKLKLEQELRDTYSLLAHVLSTSPIVTYILAPREGQTRTIWISDNITEITGYSVKEAMEPGWWEDNLHPEDMDRALELKNTMWSRVGKTLTQRYRFRRKDGSYMWVRDEIRILRDERAEPVEAIGAWVDITEYVKSTEEREKLEAQLRQAQKMEAVGRLAGGVAHDFNNMLTIIQGYAEICLQRLSPADPLYQDIREILNAAGRSSELTRQLLAFSRKQIISPRSLDINEQLLGMEKMLRRIVGEDILLQITPQEGLWPVFMDPAQLDQALANLVVNSRDAMPSGGKLLLETQNVLLDEKYCQSHPGSSAGEYVLLAVTDTGCGMDRETMEKAFEPFFTTKEEGKGTGLGLSTVYGIMKQNKGLIQLYSEPGLGTTVKLYFPRHGGQEQEVQAVPKAPLHEPRGSETVLLVEDEESVRKLAKTMLEHLGYKVIEASSPGEALTICEKHHGEIHLLLTDVVMPLMNGKELSQRIRAMRPSVKSLFMSGYTTNTISHHGVLEQGACFIQKPFNRQDLANKVRQALDQA, encoded by the coding sequence ATGACCAAACAAAAACCAACATACCAGGAGTTGGAGGCTCGTCTGGCCCAGCTGGAAGAGACCATGGAGGCCCTCCGTAGGGGCGAGGTGGACCTCGTTTTCGGGGAGAAATGCCCCTTCATCATAAGATCCCTGGAAGTCCAAGAGGCCCTGGAGGAAAGCGAGGAACGCTTCAGGTCCATCTGTGCGGTGGTATCGGATTACCTTTACTCATTCAAGGTCAAGGAGGATGGTTCCCTGGAAGGCGAGTGGGTCTCGGACTCCTTCGTGAGGGTATTCGGTTTCACACTGGAAGAAGTGGATGCCAGGGGCGGCTGGCAAAGCATGGTTTATCCAGAGGATCTCCCTGGCATGCTCCAACATGCCCGGAAAGTGGCTTGCGGCCAGGTGGATGTCATAGAAACAAGGTTTGTGGCCCGCTCTGGGGATATACGCTGGATCAGGGATCACGCCATACCGGTTTGGGACAAGAACCATGAAAGGGTAGTGAGGATTTACGGGGCTGCCAAGGACATAACCCAAGAGAAAAGGTATGCCGAAAGACTGGAGAGATCCTTAAAGCAATTGGAAGCCCTTTTGGAGACCGCAGAGGTCCTCATCGTCATGGCAGACCCACAGGGAAAGATAGTTCTTTTCAACAGGGCCTGCGAGGAGCTGACGGGTTTCAAAAAGCAAGAGGTATTGGGACAAGACTTCCTGGAGCTGCTGGTGCCCCAAGAGTGGCACCCAACAGTTAAGGCCCGCTTCTCCAACCCACATGATCCAAGCCTAAGGCTCCCACACCTCAATCCCTGGCGCACCAAAGAGGGCCTGGAACGAATGATAGAGTGGAGATGCTCTCCCCTTCCCTCCCCTGAAGGAGAAGCTCCGTACATCCTTGGCACAGGTATGGACATCACAGAGAAGCTAAAGCTAGAACAGGAGTTGAGGGACACCTACAGCCTCCTGGCCCACGTGCTCTCCACGAGCCCCATAGTGACCTATATCCTGGCCCCTAGAGAGGGACAAACCAGAACCATATGGATAAGCGACAACATCACAGAAATAACCGGTTACAGCGTGAAGGAAGCCATGGAGCCTGGCTGGTGGGAGGACAACCTGCACCCCGAGGATATGGATCGGGCCCTGGAGCTCAAAAACACCATGTGGAGCCGGGTTGGGAAAACCTTGACCCAAAGATACAGGTTCCGCAGAAAAGACGGCAGTTACATGTGGGTGCGAGACGAGATCAGAATCCTGCGGGATGAAAGGGCAGAGCCTGTGGAGGCCATCGGGGCCTGGGTGGACATAACAGAATATGTGAAGTCCACAGAGGAGAGGGAAAAATTGGAAGCACAGCTTCGCCAGGCCCAGAAGATGGAAGCTGTGGGCAGACTTGCAGGAGGCGTGGCTCATGACTTCAACAACATGCTAACCATCATACAGGGCTATGCGGAAATCTGTCTTCAGAGGCTAAGCCCAGCAGATCCCCTGTACCAGGATATCCGTGAGATCTTGAATGCAGCAGGAAGATCCAGCGAGCTTACAAGGCAGTTACTGGCTTTTTCCAGAAAGCAGATCATCTCACCCAGGAGCCTGGACATAAATGAGCAGCTCTTGGGAATGGAGAAGATGCTTCGAAGAATCGTGGGCGAGGATATCCTGCTCCAGATAACTCCACAGGAGGGCCTGTGGCCTGTGTTCATGGACCCGGCCCAACTGGACCAGGCCTTGGCCAACCTGGTGGTCAATAGCAGAGATGCCATGCCCTCAGGCGGCAAATTATTGCTTGAGACCCAAAACGTCTTGCTGGATGAAAAATACTGCCAAAGCCATCCGGGCTCTTCTGCAGGGGAGTATGTGCTTCTGGCCGTGACGGACACAGGCTGTGGAATGGACCGGGAGACAATGGAAAAAGCCTTCGAGCCCTTTTTCACCACCAAGGAGGAGGGCAAGGGAACAGGCCTGGGGCTTTCAACTGTGTATGGCATAATGAAGCAGAACAAAGGTCTCATCCAGCTCTACAGCGAGCCAGGCCTAGGCACCACAGTGAAGCTTTACTTTCCCCGCCATGGGGGCCAGGAACAAGAGGTGCAAGCCGTGCCCAAGGCCCCTCTGCATGAGCCAAGAGGTTCTGAGACGGTTCTATTGGTGGAAGATGAAGAGAGCGTCAGGAAGTTGGCAAAGACCATGCTGGAGCATCTGGGTTACAAGGTGATTGAAGCTTCCAGCCCAGGAGAGGCCTTGACCATCTGTGAAAAACACCATGGGGAGATCCATCTGCTTCTCACGGACGTGGTCATGCCCCTGATGAACGGTAAGGAGCTCTCCCAGAGAATCCGGGCCATGAGGCCCTCGGTCAAGAGCCTCTTCATGTCCGGCTATACCACCAACACCATATCCCATCATGGAGTGCTGGAGCAGGGGGCGTGCTTCATACAGAAGCCCTTCAACCGCCAAGACCTGGCCAACAAGGTAAGGCAGGCACTGGATCAAGCCTGA
- a CDS encoding radical SAM protein, with protein sequence MSAQSSESPEFLRISLAAAMTLGMKTGSFYRNARLECINLLMTYGEGCAANCAYCGLQRARQGTYDKKSFIRVDWPVVSLEEIISRSKTNPQVKRICLSMITNGKAVKDSEIILQRLHQELPGIPLSLLCTPTLLRREHLERYRAIPVDRLGIAVDGATPEIFDKFRGKGVRGPHRWEKYWELFQEALEIFGQDHVGIHLIVGLGETEEQMIRLMDRIRKQGGSTHLFSFFPEPGSQLKEHPQPPAGQYRRCQLARYLIDQDLAEARDFSFNEKGQIVSFGLSPVELERVIASGLPFMTSGCPGPDGKAVCTRPYGDCAPGEDIRSFPFQPEPEDLALIRRQLWQY encoded by the coding sequence GTGTCTGCGCAATCATCTGAGAGTCCTGAATTCCTGCGTATAAGTCTGGCTGCTGCCATGACCCTGGGCATGAAAACAGGCAGTTTTTACAGAAACGCCAGGCTGGAGTGTATAAACCTGCTCATGACCTATGGAGAGGGCTGTGCGGCCAATTGTGCCTACTGCGGCCTTCAGAGGGCAAGGCAGGGCACCTACGACAAGAAGAGCTTCATCCGGGTGGACTGGCCAGTGGTCTCCTTGGAGGAGATCATCTCCAGGAGCAAGACCAACCCCCAGGTGAAGCGCATCTGCCTTTCCATGATAACCAATGGAAAGGCGGTCAAAGACTCTGAAATCATACTGCAGAGGCTTCATCAGGAACTTCCTGGGATTCCCCTTTCTCTTCTCTGTACACCCACGCTTCTCAGGCGTGAGCACCTGGAAAGATACAGGGCCATCCCCGTGGACAGGCTTGGCATAGCAGTGGATGGGGCCACCCCCGAGATCTTCGACAAGTTCAGGGGCAAGGGGGTCAGGGGTCCGCACAGATGGGAGAAGTACTGGGAGCTCTTCCAGGAGGCCTTGGAGATCTTCGGCCAAGACCATGTGGGAATCCATCTCATAGTTGGGCTGGGAGAGACAGAAGAACAGATGATAAGGCTCATGGACAGGATCCGCAAACAAGGAGGCTCCACCCATCTATTCAGCTTTTTCCCCGAGCCAGGATCCCAACTAAAGGAGCATCCTCAGCCCCCTGCGGGACAGTATCGAAGGTGCCAGCTGGCCAGGTATCTCATAGACCAGGACCTGGCAGAGGCCAGGGATTTCTCATTCAACGAGAAGGGGCAGATAGTCTCCTTTGGATTGAGCCCGGTGGAACTGGAAAGGGTAATCGCCTCTGGGCTTCCCTTCATGACAAGCGGCTGCCCCGGGCCTGATGGCAAGGCAGTTTGCACCAGGCCTTATGGAGACTGCGCACCAGGTGAGGACATAAGGAGTTTCCCTTTCCAGCCAGAGCCCGAGGACCTGGCCCTCATAAGAAGGCAGCTTTGGCAATATTGA
- a CDS encoding DUF116 domain-containing protein translates to MSSKRIWRLLDTGFRNAAQNMALDQVLLESRARGLGPDTLRFLQFSRPSALVGYHQQLDQELRLDFCQRQGIEVNRRITGGGAILFEPSHIGWEIIAHREDPVLGGSPEQVARKLSEIFCGALQEAFGLPLCFRPRNDIEIRGRKISGTGGTAEGEAFLFQGTLLVDLDIWQMLRALRVPMEKLKAHEVDSLMERVTTMKRELGYLPQAAHIKEALIRGFARGLDVEFTRSGLTAWEQERLEALLPRFSSPSWVDRRSHVSQGRSFMKALHKGEGGLIRLLLDLDPARKRIRSAVISGDFFAFPARAVYDLESRFKDVPAKMEEVEKILSNFFSQVPSPFPSLGMRDFFEAFAKALGKLPYLELGFSFHETHELFPVGGSLPQVLSRGMDWFLLPYCSKDLTCELRHSDGCYECGLCSIGEGYALARQYGLKPVTVTSFENLMENLEKLKTQGARGFLGCCCEGFYVKHAQEFEQAGVPGVLVGMDSTTCYDLGKARDAYQGGFEHQTHINLRLLKKVLSLARRAA, encoded by the coding sequence ATGAGCTCCAAGAGGATCTGGAGACTGCTGGACACAGGCTTTAGAAATGCCGCCCAGAACATGGCCCTGGATCAGGTTCTTCTGGAGTCCAGGGCTCGTGGTCTTGGTCCGGACACGCTTCGTTTCCTGCAGTTCTCAAGACCCTCTGCCCTGGTTGGCTACCATCAGCAGTTGGACCAGGAACTCAGGCTTGATTTTTGCCAGAGGCAGGGCATAGAGGTCAACCGCCGCATCACTGGCGGAGGTGCCATCCTCTTCGAGCCCAGCCACATAGGCTGGGAGATCATAGCCCATAGAGAAGACCCTGTCCTGGGGGGTTCCCCCGAGCAGGTGGCCCGCAAGCTCTCAGAGATCTTCTGTGGCGCCCTGCAAGAGGCTTTCGGGCTTCCCCTGTGCTTCAGGCCCAGAAACGACATAGAGATAAGAGGCCGAAAGATATCGGGCACAGGAGGCACTGCCGAGGGTGAGGCGTTTCTTTTTCAAGGCACCCTTCTGGTGGATCTGGACATATGGCAGATGCTGAGGGCCCTTAGAGTTCCCATGGAAAAGCTCAAGGCCCACGAGGTGGACTCCCTCATGGAAAGGGTGACCACCATGAAAAGGGAGCTGGGTTACCTGCCCCAGGCAGCCCACATAAAGGAAGCTTTGATCAGGGGCTTTGCCAGGGGTCTTGATGTGGAGTTCACAAGATCCGGCCTGACTGCCTGGGAGCAGGAGAGGCTTGAGGCCCTTCTGCCCAGGTTCTCTTCACCCTCCTGGGTGGACAGGCGAAGCCATGTCTCCCAAGGTAGAAGCTTCATGAAGGCCCTTCACAAGGGAGAGGGAGGACTCATAAGGCTTCTTCTGGACCTGGATCCTGCCAGGAAGAGGATCCGCTCTGCTGTGATCTCAGGAGATTTCTTCGCCTTTCCGGCAAGGGCTGTTTATGACCTGGAAAGCAGGTTCAAGGACGTGCCGGCCAAAATGGAGGAGGTGGAAAAGATCCTAAGCAACTTTTTCTCCCAGGTCCCCAGCCCTTTCCCCTCCCTGGGTATGAGGGATTTTTTTGAGGCCTTTGCCAAGGCTTTGGGCAAACTTCCATATCTGGAGTTGGGATTCTCTTTTCACGAGACCCATGAGCTTTTCCCTGTGGGGGGGAGCCTTCCCCAGGTCTTGAGCCGCGGAATGGACTGGTTCTTGCTGCCCTACTGTTCCAAGGATCTGACCTGCGAGCTTCGCCACTCGGACGGCTGTTATGAATGCGGGCTTTGCTCCATAGGAGAAGGCTATGCCCTGGCAAGGCAATATGGTCTCAAGCCCGTGACCGTGACCAGCTTCGAGAATCTCATGGAAAATCTGGAGAAGTTGAAGACGCAAGGGGCCAGAGGCTTTCTGGGCTGCTGTTGCGAAGGCTTCTATGTGAAACATGCCCAGGAGTTCGAGCAGGCCGGTGTGCCAGGGGTGCTTGTGGGCATGGACAGCACCACCTGTTACGACCTGGGCAAGGCTCGCGACGCATACCAGGGTGGCTTCGAACACCAGACCCACATAAACCTGAGGCTCCTGAAAAAGGTATTGTCTCTGGCCCGGAGGGCAGCATGA
- the malQ gene encoding 4-alpha-glucanotransferase — protein sequence MARRSGGVLLHITSLPSDFGIGDLGPWAYSFADLLAQAGLSCWQVLPVHPTDPLSGNSPYSTISSMAGNPCLVSPEVLAAWGLLSQEDMARIPEFPVETCAYQEVIPYKKGLLWKASESFGPSHRLWTQYRAFCQREKDWLEDYVLFICLKAAQGGRAWVSWPQELKWREPGALEKARGELAPDLERERILQFFFFRQWEDLREHCGRKGIRLIGDVPIYVNHDSADVWASPELFYLDEDGNPEVVAGVPPDYFSTTGQRWGNPIYRWDLLEKRGFHWWLKRIGQNLKWFHQIRIDHFRGLLGYWEIPASEPTAVKGRWVKAPGEALLEKILCMFPRESLIAEDLGIITSDVRDVMDRLGIPGMRVLQFAFSGDFPQNFYLPHNHVPNCVVYTGTHDNNTMRGWFEKEATVEEKRNLFLYLGKEVSPQELPREMIRLAMMSVAETVIVPMQDILGLGEEARMNRPSTTEGNWSWRLNPKLLGPGILEWLSRLTWVYGRNPHAPWEKEGQESPRLDSALDVERAWRRCDVSGPWPREPLLYEIHTWAWLEELSSKEGKHVDLACVPEKEWDRLAQQGLDGVWLMGVWERSPASARMAWEDQGLRAQMEKEFGNLERKWVVGSPYSVRRYVVDKRLGGPQGLAIAREMLARRGLRLILDYVPNHVALDHPWVEQHPEYLLEANQEDLDQEPQSFVNLGGRIFAHGRDPFFPPWRDTLQVNVFNPGFRQASLEVLRSIADQCDGLRCDMAMLLLDKVFKMTWAERAGESLSEEFWTQMIRGLRQSHPHLLLLAEVYWGLEEELLKLGFDLCYDKVFYDRLIHDKAQSLLDHLERSSGFQERVLRFLENHDEPRAAGILTPEKHRAAALILATVPGAKLFYHGQWEGKQKRLPIQMGLAPPEPSNDQIKEIYKLISRLYRRVLPPSGFWKICLVAGWPDNHSFQNLLAWAWEKQAERFAFVLNFSGSPSQGLLRLPWEDLGVGHWILQDLVGGETYRREGSKMLQEGLFVDLAPWQAHLFLLSKA from the coding sequence GGGCCCTGGGCTTACAGTTTTGCGGACCTGCTGGCTCAGGCAGGCCTGAGCTGCTGGCAGGTCTTGCCCGTGCATCCCACGGATCCCTTAAGTGGAAACTCTCCGTACAGCACCATTTCCTCCATGGCAGGCAATCCTTGTTTGGTCAGCCCCGAGGTGCTTGCAGCCTGGGGGTTGCTGAGCCAGGAAGACATGGCCCGGATCCCAGAGTTTCCTGTGGAAACATGCGCTTACCAGGAGGTGATCCCATATAAGAAGGGGCTGCTCTGGAAGGCCTCGGAGAGCTTTGGTCCATCACACAGGCTGTGGACCCAGTACAGAGCCTTTTGCCAGAGGGAGAAGGACTGGCTGGAAGACTACGTGCTTTTCATCTGCCTCAAGGCCGCACAGGGAGGAAGGGCTTGGGTGAGCTGGCCCCAGGAGCTCAAATGGAGGGAGCCTGGGGCACTGGAGAAGGCCCGTGGAGAGTTGGCTCCAGATCTGGAGAGGGAGAGGATCTTACAGTTTTTCTTTTTCCGCCAGTGGGAAGATCTAAGAGAGCACTGTGGCCGAAAGGGTATAAGGCTCATAGGGGATGTGCCCATTTACGTCAACCATGACAGCGCCGATGTGTGGGCATCCCCTGAGCTCTTTTACCTGGATGAGGATGGAAACCCAGAGGTGGTGGCAGGCGTGCCTCCTGATTACTTCAGTACCACGGGCCAGAGGTGGGGTAACCCCATCTACAGGTGGGATCTCCTGGAGAAGAGGGGTTTCCATTGGTGGCTCAAGAGAATAGGGCAGAATCTCAAGTGGTTCCATCAGATCCGCATAGACCATTTCCGGGGGCTCTTGGGTTACTGGGAGATTCCAGCCTCAGAGCCCACGGCCGTCAAGGGCAGATGGGTGAAGGCGCCAGGGGAGGCCCTTCTTGAGAAGATCCTCTGCATGTTTCCCAGGGAATCCTTGATAGCCGAGGACCTGGGCATCATAACTTCCGATGTCAGAGATGTCATGGATCGTTTGGGCATACCTGGCATGAGGGTCTTGCAATTTGCCTTTTCAGGGGATTTCCCCCAAAACTTCTATCTTCCGCATAATCATGTGCCCAACTGTGTTGTTTACACTGGCACCCACGACAACAATACCATGAGGGGCTGGTTTGAAAAGGAAGCCACTGTTGAGGAGAAAAGAAACCTTTTCCTTTACCTGGGAAAGGAAGTATCCCCGCAGGAGCTGCCCAGGGAAATGATCAGGCTGGCCATGATGTCCGTGGCAGAAACCGTGATTGTGCCAATGCAGGACATCCTGGGCCTTGGGGAAGAGGCCCGCATGAACCGACCCTCCACCACTGAAGGAAATTGGAGCTGGAGACTAAACCCGAAACTCCTGGGGCCGGGCATCCTTGAATGGCTCTCCCGGCTAACCTGGGTGTACGGGAGGAATCCCCATGCTCCATGGGAGAAAGAAGGGCAAGAGTCCCCCAGATTAGATTCGGCTTTGGATGTTGAGAGGGCCTGGAGGAGATGTGATGTTTCTGGTCCCTGGCCCAGAGAGCCCCTCTTGTATGAGATCCACACCTGGGCCTGGCTGGAGGAGTTGAGCAGCAAAGAGGGGAAGCATGTGGATTTGGCCTGTGTGCCAGAGAAGGAGTGGGACAGACTGGCACAGCAGGGCCTGGATGGAGTCTGGCTCATGGGGGTCTGGGAAAGAAGCCCTGCTTCGGCCAGGATGGCATGGGAGGATCAGGGCCTGCGGGCTCAGATGGAAAAGGAGTTCGGAAACCTGGAAAGGAAATGGGTGGTGGGGTCACCCTATTCGGTCAGAAGGTACGTGGTAGACAAGAGACTGGGAGGACCCCAAGGCCTGGCCATTGCCAGGGAAATGCTGGCCAGAAGAGGCCTTCGCCTGATCCTGGATTATGTGCCCAATCATGTGGCCCTGGATCATCCATGGGTGGAGCAACATCCCGAGTACCTGCTGGAGGCAAACCAGGAGGACCTGGACCAAGAGCCCCAGAGTTTCGTGAATCTGGGCGGGCGCATATTTGCTCATGGAAGAGATCCCTTCTTTCCCCCATGGAGGGATACCCTCCAGGTGAATGTCTTCAACCCCGGGTTTAGGCAAGCCTCTTTGGAAGTTCTGCGTTCCATTGCTGATCAGTGCGACGGGCTTCGCTGCGACATGGCCATGCTGCTTTTGGACAAGGTCTTCAAGATGACCTGGGCAGAAAGAGCAGGGGAGTCCCTTTCTGAGGAGTTCTGGACCCAGATGATCCGGGGCCTGCGCCAGAGTCATCCCCATTTGCTGCTTTTGGCAGAAGTTTACTGGGGCCTGGAAGAGGAGCTTCTCAAGCTGGGCTTTGATCTTTGTTATGACAAGGTCTTTTATGACCGACTCATCCATGACAAGGCTCAAAGCCTGCTGGATCACCTGGAGAGGAGCTCAGGCTTTCAAGAAAGAGTCCTTCGCTTCCTGGAAAACCATGACGAGCCCAGGGCTGCAGGGATTCTGACACCAGAGAAACACAGGGCTGCTGCTTTGATCCTGGCCACAGTGCCCGGGGCCAAGCTTTTTTATCACGGACAGTGGGAAGGAAAACAAAAGAGACTTCCAATCCAGATGGGACTTGCCCCGCCTGAGCCCAGCAATGATCAGATAAAAGAGATTTACAAATTGATTTCCCGGTTGTATCGCCGGGTGTTGCCTCCCTCAGGGTTCTGGAAAATTTGCCTGGTGGCTGGCTGGCCAGACAACCATAGCTTCCAGAACCTGCTGGCCTGGGCCTGGGAAAAACAGGCGGAGAGGTTCGCCTTTGTCTTGAACTTCAGCGGGAGCCCTTCACAAGGGCTCCTGAGACTTCCCTGGGAAGATCTGGGTGTGGGCCACTGGATTTTGCAAGACCTGGTAGGTGGTGAGACATACAGAAGAGAAGGCTCAAAGATGCTCCAGGAGGGGCTCTTCGTGGATCTGGCCCCGTGGCAGGCCCATCTGTTCCTCTTGAGCAAGGCCTGA
- a CDS encoding circadian clock KaiB family protein translates to MEHHGDEKKGPPLRMRLFVAGDQPNSRVAKATIERVCRDYLQGRYSLEVVDVLEDFRIALEENVLVAPTLVIYEPSAQIRIVGGLSDPSRLLKLLGIQREGD, encoded by the coding sequence ATGGAGCACCATGGTGATGAGAAAAAGGGGCCTCCACTGAGGATGAGGCTTTTTGTGGCAGGAGACCAACCCAACTCCCGTGTGGCCAAGGCTACCATTGAAAGAGTTTGCAGGGATTACCTGCAAGGGCGTTACAGTCTGGAGGTGGTGGATGTGCTTGAGGATTTCAGGATAGCCTTGGAGGAAAACGTGCTGGTGGCGCCTACCTTGGTGATCTATGAGCCCTCTGCCCAGATCCGTATCGTGGGTGGCTTGAGCGATCCTTCCAGGCTCCTCAAGCTCCTGGGGATCCAGCGGGAGGGGGATTGA
- a CDS encoding NAD(P)/FAD-dependent oxidoreductase, whose product MSMEEPICAGKWDLVVIGGGPAGCSAARQAALGGLRTLVLERRKVVGEPVQCAEYVPMAVALRFPRTCWAQEVEGMHTYLQDRLLAENHWPGVVMHRNRLDQKLALEAQEAGARLIKGARVQKVENGRVSLFVQGQFLELEAPLFIGADGPLSRAAQALGLRHKAFLYALQVRAELKTPLSCTQVHFWPAFQGGYAWLFPKGDWANVGLGVDRSQAGRISQLLSWFLEKLRQKGLVGRLEGPATGGLVPVGGPHSITASGTILLAGDAAGHTDPVTGGGIPNALICGEMAGLAAREALCSGNAQRLGEYEQRWRDLLLPGLERAVLHRKSMEQDWLKGSFEALVRSHWVAFREYFLWGRN is encoded by the coding sequence ATGAGCATGGAGGAGCCCATATGCGCCGGGAAGTGGGACCTGGTTGTCATAGGGGGGGGCCCGGCCGGTTGCTCGGCGGCAAGGCAGGCGGCCTTGGGCGGCCTAAGGACCCTTGTACTGGAGCGCCGCAAGGTGGTGGGCGAGCCCGTGCAGTGCGCCGAGTACGTGCCCATGGCCGTGGCCCTCAGGTTTCCCCGAACCTGCTGGGCACAAGAGGTGGAGGGCATGCACACATACCTGCAGGACAGGCTCCTGGCAGAGAACCACTGGCCGGGTGTTGTAATGCACAGGAACAGACTGGACCAAAAGCTGGCCCTTGAGGCCCAGGAGGCCGGGGCTCGCCTCATCAAAGGGGCCAGGGTTCAAAAAGTGGAAAATGGGAGGGTGAGCCTCTTTGTGCAGGGCCAATTCCTGGAGCTTGAGGCTCCTTTGTTCATAGGGGCAGACGGCCCCCTTTCCAGGGCCGCCCAGGCCCTGGGCCTCAGGCACAAGGCCTTTCTTTACGCTTTGCAGGTGAGAGCAGAATTGAAGACCCCCCTTTCCTGCACCCAGGTCCATTTCTGGCCTGCCTTCCAAGGGGGATACGCATGGCTTTTCCCAAAAGGGGACTGGGCCAATGTGGGGCTGGGGGTGGACAGATCTCAGGCCGGAAGAATATCCCAGCTTCTTAGCTGGTTCCTGGAAAAGCTCAGGCAAAAAGGATTGGTGGGCAGGCTGGAGGGTCCTGCCACAGGAGGCCTTGTTCCAGTGGGAGGCCCTCATTCCATCACGGCCTCGGGTACCATATTGTTGGCCGGAGACGCCGCGGGACATACTGATCCTGTCACAGGAGGAGGCATCCCCAATGCCCTCATCTGCGGGGAGATGGCGGGCCTGGCGGCCCGGGAGGCCCTCTGCTCAGGAAATGCACAAAGACTGGGGGAATATGAGCAGAGGTGGAGGGACTTGCTTCTACCTGGCCTTGAGCGGGCAGTGCTCCACAGAAAGAGCATGGAGCAGGACTGGCTCAAGGGCTCCTTTGAGGCCCTGGTGCGTTCCCACTGGGTGGCCTTCAGGGAGTATTTCTTGTGGGGGAGGAACTGA